A stretch of DNA from Pseudomonas sp. HN11:
CGTTGTTTAGGTAAGGGCGGAACCAATACCCGCCATCACCCAAATAACGGATATGTACACCAACCCAAACCCCATCATTGACCATCCCCCAAGCACTGCGTAGCCTTGCACCCTCGAGGTTCTTCAGCCCAGGCCGAAGCTAAGAAGGGAACGCGGTCCAAGCCGCGGCTGCCCCCGCAACTGTAAAGGGTTCAGCTGACTGCCACGCCACTGCCGACAAGGCGGGAAGGCGCAGTCAGCGCCGGTCGCAAGACCTGCAAGCCCCAAGCCAGGAGACCTGCCTCGCAACCGATTTTAAATTCAACCGGGCGGGGTGATCCGGTGACGAAATCCGCTGCTGCGCGCCGTCGCAGGGCCTATCGTCCCGTATGCCCGCCCCAAAGGGCATCCGATGAAAACACTGGCCAAACTCCCCGTCACCATCGTCACCGGCTTCCTGGGCTCGGGCAAAACCACCTTGCTGCGCCACATGCTCGACAACGCCCAGGGCCGTCGCATCGCGGTGATCGTCAATGAATTTGGCGAGCTGGGCATTGACGGTGAAATCCTCAAGCAGTGCTCCATCGGTTGCACCGAAGAAGAAGCCAACGGCCGCGTCTATGAACTGGCCAACGGCTGCCTGTGCTGCACCGTGCAGGAAGAATTCTTCCCGGTGATGCGCGAATTGGTTGCCCGTCGCGGCGACCTCGACCATATCCTCATCGAAACCTCAGGCCTGGCCTTGCCAAAGCCGTTGGTTCAAGCTTTCCAATGGCCGGAAATCCGTAGCGCCTGCACCGTTGACGCGGTGATCACCGTGGTCGACAGCCCGGCCGTGGCCGCCGGCACCTTTGCTGCGTTCCCGGATCAAGTGGATGCCCAGCGCAAGCTCGACCCGAACCTGGACCACGAGTCGCCGCTGCACGAGTTGTTCGCCGATCAACTGGCCAGCGCGGACCTGGTGATCCTCAATAAATCCGACCTGATCAGCCCTGAAGACTTGGCCCGGGTGCGCCTGGAAGTTGCCGAAGAACTGCCGCCAGCGGTGAAAATCATCGAAGCCAGCAGCGGTCGCCTGCCACTGGACGTGTTGATTGGCCTGGGCGCCGGCTCCGAAGAACATATCGACGATCGCCACAGCCATCACGATCATCATCACGAAGGTGAAGACGATCATGACCACGACGCCTTCGATTCCATCTCCATCGACCTGCCGCAAGCCGACGAGTCGCTGCTGCTCGACGCCCTGACCCAACTGGTGGTGCAACACGGCATCCTGCGCGTCAAAGGTTTCGCCGCGATCCCGAACAAGCCGATGCGTCTGTTGATCCAGGGTGTGGGCACGCGTTTCGACAAGCATTTCGACCGTGCCTGGGGCGCAGATGAGGCGCGGATCACGCGCCTGGTGCTGATCGGACAGGACCTCGACGCGGCGGGCCTCGAAGCGCAACTGCGCGCCGCCCTCAGCGTTTAACCCATGCACCTGCTCAGGACCCAGCCCGGTGGTTTCGTCTCGGACGACAATATTGCCGACCTTGGCCAAACCCCCGCTGACCTGGTGATCCTGTGCAGCGGCGATTCCAGCCTGGCGCTGCTGGCGGAAGCTGCGCAGCAGTTACCCGAGGATTACCCCAGTTTCCGTTTGGCCAACCCGATGCAGGTGCAGAACCATGCGTCGGTGGACCTGTATGTCGATGAAGTGCTGCGCCACGCCAAGGTCATTCTGATCTCGCTGCATGGCGGCATCGGTTATTGGCGTTATGGCATCGAGCGGCTGGTGGAATTGGCCGAGCGGGGCGTCCAACTGATCCTGGTGCCGGGCGATGATCGCCCGGACCCGGAACTCAGCGCACTGAGCACCGTCGGCGCCGACGCGCGTGATCGCCTCTGGCATTTCCTGCGCCAGGGCGGCCTGGCGAATGCCTTGGATTTTTATCGCTGTCTGGCCAGTGGCTACCTGGGCCGCGACTATGTCTGGGAAGAGCCGCAAAACCTGCCGCGCACGGCGATTTATCATCCGCGCCACGCCAACGCCCGCCTGAATGATTGGCAGGCCGACTGGAATGCCGAGTGGCCGGTGGCGGCGGTGCTGTTCTACCGCTCCCATTTGCAGGCGGCCAATACCGGTTTTATCGATGTGTTCTGCCAGCGCTTGCAGGCGGCGGGCCTCAACCCGTTGCCGATGGCGGTGGCCAGTCTGAAAGAGCCCGCCTGCCTGGCGGTGGTCGAGGACCTGCTGGATGAGGTGGGTGCGGCGGTGATCCTCAACACCACCGGTTTCGCCCAGTCGAGCCCTGAGGCGCCGCATTTGCGGCCGTTTCGCCGCAATATCCCGGTGATCCAGGCGATCTGCGCCCAGGACAACCAGCCCGGCTGGGAGGCCAGTGAGCAAGGCCTCGGCCCCCGCGACTTGGCGATGCACATTGCCTTGCCGGAGTTGGACGGGCGCATTATCAGCCGTCCGATCAGTTTCAAGGACCTGGCCTGGCGCAGCGAGCGCAGCCAGTCGGATGTGGTGTGCTATCGAGCGGCGCCGGAACGCATGGATTTTGTCGCTGAGCTGGCGTGGCGTTGGGTCGAGCTGGCGCGGGTGCCAAATGCCGACAAACGCATCGCGCTGATCCTCGCCAACTATCCGACCCGCGATGGGCGTATCGGCAATGGTGTCGGCCTGGATACGCCGGCGGCGGCGCTGAATATCCTGCGTGCGTTGCACGCCGAAGGTTATCCAGTGCCGGATGCACTCCCGGAAAGCGGCACGGCGCTGATCCACGATTTGCTCGGCGGCGTCACCAATGACCTGGACAGCCTCGACCTGCGCCCTTGCCATCAAAGCCTGAGTCTGGATGACTACGAGGCGATGTTCAGCCGCTTGCCCGAGGCCAATCGCCAAGCCGTGCTGGAACGCTGGGGCACGCCCCATAACGATCCAATGTGCCGCGACGGTCGCAT
This window harbors:
- the cobW gene encoding cobalamin biosynthesis protein CobW; translated protein: MKTLAKLPVTIVTGFLGSGKTTLLRHMLDNAQGRRIAVIVNEFGELGIDGEILKQCSIGCTEEEANGRVYELANGCLCCTVQEEFFPVMRELVARRGDLDHILIETSGLALPKPLVQAFQWPEIRSACTVDAVITVVDSPAVAAGTFAAFPDQVDAQRKLDPNLDHESPLHELFADQLASADLVILNKSDLISPEDLARVRLEVAEELPPAVKIIEASSGRLPLDVLIGLGAGSEEHIDDRHSHHDHHHEGEDDHDHDAFDSISIDLPQADESLLLDALTQLVVQHGILRVKGFAAIPNKPMRLLIQGVGTRFDKHFDRAWGADEARITRLVLIGQDLDAAGLEAQLRAALSV